ACTATACAACAAAGCAGAAAGCGCCCTCAGTAATGTGTGGGCCAGGAACGCCATGATCAGGAATGCGTGCGGACAGGTCAAGCCCTGTCCCTAAGTGCTCAGGAATGCGTAACCATGAGACAATCCATCCCCATTTTCGGCTTCATTTCTGGAAACGAGCCTGAAAACGGAAATTCCATTGACCCTTCCTCCTATCATTGAAAATCAATAACACCAACTTCATAAATAATTTCAAGAACCAGCTATCTTGGCAGCATGAAAAAGCTGCTGTTCCTCTGTCTCGCAACCCTAACTGTATTTTCCGCTTCGGCACAAGTCACCTGGAAACCTTCTACAGAACATCAGCAAGGCTTGCCCGCTTCTGTGCAGGTTTTTGTGACCACAGACTCCCTGGGTGGCAAGCCGTTCAAAGCCTATTACCTGATCGCTGACCTCAAAGACCCTAAGCTGGAAGTACTTACTCGTGTGGGCAATGGCAAGCGCTACACCCCCAAGCAATATTTTGAGCAGGAACCGGGCAATGTGCTGGCCACGGTGAACACCACGTTTTTCTCCTTCGCAGATAACAGCAACTTGAATTTGGTCATCAATGACGGCAAAGTGCTGGCCGCTCAGGCTCCCGTCAAACGCAAAAACCCGAAGGGCCAGGACACGCTCACCTTCTACCCTACCACCGGCGCCATCGGGTTTTTCAGGAACCGAAAAGCAGATGTGGCCTGGGCCTACAACGTGGGCAAGAAAAAGAAAACCATGGAATTGGCCGCGCCTTATAAAACCCGCGCAGCCGATGGCGCTGTCCCAGAACCATCGCCCAAAACGGTAAAAGGCATGAAACGCTGGAAACCGCGCGTGGCCGTAGGCGGCGGTCCGGTACTGGTGCAGAACGGCAACGAACATATCACCGCCGAAGAGGAAATGCGCGGCGGCGCTGGGTTCAGAGGGCCGCACCCGCGCACGGTCATGGGCTACACGCCAGACAACAAGTTCATCATTTTAATGGTGGAAGGCCGTAACAAAGGTATTGCCGAAGGTGCGAGTCTGGACCAATTGGCGCAATTGATGGTGAGCCTGGGTTGCCACGAAGCCCTGAACCTGGACGGCGGTGGCTCTAGTGCGTTGTATATCAAAGGAAAAGACACAATCAAACCCTCAGACAACGGCAACCAACGACCCGTTCCGGCGGTGCTGGTATTGAAATACAAGGACTAATCCATCCAAAGCAATGCCTGTTTTCGGCTTCATTTTCAGAAATGAGCCCGAAAACGGAAAATTGTAGCGTTAAAAGATTTGCTACAACATGCCCGCCAAAAGTAAAAACCGTTTCTAGCCCTTTACTATAGGCCGGAAACGGTTCTGGGGGATACTCGTTTGATGTGTATTGACGCGTTGCAATAAAAGAACAGGACTACAGATCGCCGCAGCACTCTTCCAGACAGTCTATCACATCAATCAGCTTGGGGATGGAGAGGGAATAATAGATTTTGGTGCCCACCTTGAAAGACGAGAGCACGCCCTTGTCTTTCAGCGTGATCAAATGCTGTGACGCAATGGCTTGAGGCAGATCTAAATACTGATAAATCTCCGTCACGGTCATTTTATCTTCCTTACCCAGAAGATCCACGATGGCCAACCTTTTAGGGTGCGCCAATACCTTGAGCATGGACGCCGCCTTATCTATCTTCTTAGATTCCACTCTGGATAATAAACTTTTCATAAGGACACGCTAAAATCTGTACTACATGAGGCGCGCCGCCCGCGCCCTTTAAACCCGCCGGCCACCCCTTTCTTTGCGACTTACCGGAACATTACGTTATCTTTAACGCATGGCTACTTACCATGTTATAGGCGTAATGTCTGGCACTTCGCTGGACGGAGTGGATCTGGCTTATTGCAGATTTACGTATAATGAAGGGAATTGGATATATAAAATACTTAATACTGAAACAGTTCCATATTCAGATATATGGGAACAGCGTCTGGCGGGCCTCACCGAGGTCAGCGCTGTGGAGTTAATTGCCACTGACCGGGCCTACGGGCACTATCTGGGCGAACTGGTGAAAGCCTTCACAGACCGCCATAATCTGCAAGTAGATTTTGTGGCCTCGCACGGGCATACCATCTTCCACCAGCCGCAACTGCACATCACGTTCCAGGTGGGCAGCGGCGCATACCTGGCCGCTGCCGCCGGTCTGCCCACCGTCTCTGATTTCAGAACGCTAGATATTGCCCTGGGCGGACAAGGCGCGCCCTTAGTGCCTATCGGAGATAGACTTTTATTCTCTGAGTATGATTTCTGCCTGAACCTGGGCGGTATCTCCAACATCTCACAAGAAGGTGCAGACAAGCGCGTGGCCTTTGACATTTCCTGCTGCAACATGCTCCTCAACCCCCTAGCCGAGGAACTGGGCCTGCCCTATGACAAGAACGGCGACAACGCCCGAGGCGGTCAGTTTGACCAGACTTTGTTTGACCAACTCAACGGCCCCGCCTATTTCTCAGCGCCTTTCCCCAAATCCATCGGCAAAGAGTGGGCCGATGAACACAGCCTGCGCACCCTGCAAGAGTCAAAAGCCACCGTGCAAGTCAAACTGCACACGGCCTGCCACCACATGGGCTACCAGATTGCCCAGGCCATTCAGCAGCACGCCGCCCAGAAGCAAGGCAAAGTGCTGCTCACCGGCGGCGGCGCGTTCAACTCTTTTCTGGTGGAGCAAATCAGGCATTACCTGGGCCCCAACTTTGAAGTAGTAGTCCCAAAACCCGAACTGGTCAATTTCAAGGAAGCCCTGATCTTCGCATTTCTGGGCGTACTCCGCTGGCGCCAGGAAACCAACTGCCTCAAAAGCGTGACCGGCGCCCGCCATGACAACTGCGGCGGCGCCATCTACTGGTACTAGCGTTTTCGGGCTCTGTTTTGCAAATGGAGGCGAAAACAGGAATTAATGGAGACAAACCTAGGTCATGGAGACAGTATGAGGTCTTTTGAGACCACCCCCAGCCCCTCCTAGGACAGGAGGGGAGTTCTCTGGAATGCGAAGGCAAAAGAGAGCCATGCGTGGGAGACAAGGCGGTGCCTGGTCTCTACAACCTGCAACCGAATTCCAGTTTCGCCTCCATTTTTAATCCAGAGCCCGAAAACGCAATTTACAGTAAGGCTCCCCTCCTGTTTTAGGAGGGGTTGGGGGTGGTCACCTTTTCCAGCCTTTCTATTGAGCGCCTAAGCAGGTTCCGTCGCAGGCAGGCGGGTGCCGAAGGCGCCAGGAAGCTGGTACAGCGCGAGAGGGGAAGGCGGGGCCTCGCGGCCGTGAGCGCTCGGAGGCAGGCTATGGAAAGAGCCGTCTTGTGAAACTCAGGATGAAACGGCGGATTGGAAGGGAGGCAAATGGCGTGCACAAAAGCTTCTATAACCGCAGATTGGGTCGTTGGTGATAACACCAATAACGGCGAAGGAAAAATGCTTGTACACCTCTGAACGTCAAGAAGAAGAAAGCAATAATCTTCGTTAGATTCTTCTACAAGCTCAGGATGACGTTAGGCTCTCGCCTTAAGAGCGCTTAGAATGACCGTAAAAGAATTCCGTTTTCGGGCTTCATATTCCAAATAGAGCCAAAACCACACTTTTCATAAGACAAACCTTTCCGGCGGCAAACCTGCAACAAACAGTTGTTTGTTATACCTTTGCAGCGCATCACCAAACCCCACCCCAG
This region of Rufibacter sp. LB8 genomic DNA includes:
- a CDS encoding phosphodiester glycosidase family protein; the encoded protein is MKKLLFLCLATLTVFSASAQVTWKPSTEHQQGLPASVQVFVTTDSLGGKPFKAYYLIADLKDPKLEVLTRVGNGKRYTPKQYFEQEPGNVLATVNTTFFSFADNSNLNLVINDGKVLAAQAPVKRKNPKGQDTLTFYPTTGAIGFFRNRKADVAWAYNVGKKKKTMELAAPYKTRAADGAVPEPSPKTVKGMKRWKPRVAVGGGPVLVQNGNEHITAEEEMRGGAGFRGPHPRTVMGYTPDNKFIILMVEGRNKGIAEGASLDQLAQLMVSLGCHEALNLDGGGSSALYIKGKDTIKPSDNGNQRPVPAVLVLKYKD
- a CDS encoding helix-turn-helix transcriptional regulator, with product MKSLLSRVESKKIDKAASMLKVLAHPKRLAIVDLLGKEDKMTVTEIYQYLDLPQAIASQHLITLKDKGVLSSFKVGTKIYYSLSIPKLIDVIDCLEECCGDL
- a CDS encoding anhydro-N-acetylmuramic acid kinase gives rise to the protein MATYHVIGVMSGTSLDGVDLAYCRFTYNEGNWIYKILNTETVPYSDIWEQRLAGLTEVSAVELIATDRAYGHYLGELVKAFTDRHNLQVDFVASHGHTIFHQPQLHITFQVGSGAYLAAAAGLPTVSDFRTLDIALGGQGAPLVPIGDRLLFSEYDFCLNLGGISNISQEGADKRVAFDISCCNMLLNPLAEELGLPYDKNGDNARGGQFDQTLFDQLNGPAYFSAPFPKSIGKEWADEHSLRTLQESKATVQVKLHTACHHMGYQIAQAIQQHAAQKQGKVLLTGGGAFNSFLVEQIRHYLGPNFEVVVPKPELVNFKEALIFAFLGVLRWRQETNCLKSVTGARHDNCGGAIYWY